A genomic region of Methanofollis fontis contains the following coding sequences:
- a CDS encoding PEGA domain-containing protein produces MYLRFIWAVLLVLLVCGAAPVSAATTSLTITKLASDDTTVLNETTVTWTWMRDNLPVYGDGITVYYNQGPVFEGAWDDVHPDEPYDPWNPTEDVNIEYKDHGEFRGTNVLDLCALAGGTSGGDMVTIRATDGMSKTWPAEYVIDPDPGQGPMVIGWDHGKDLGTVEEGFTQGMRLYFLAQTTNAAGQHVWGNWDMHEAWSEDYWYYYNGEYPSASGNSVYYVSDIVIHSQIDPSSGDGGGDGDGGSQGGFMGSSLNQDLHGSVNGSIYVIRTEGPACRIGSGESCTFYLDLTGLNRTDDGYFYLFGTNNTDARGEEETGIGLLLGTQPVTPSAYYADAGDTSAAPVSETWRYDLDGTISGTNLSVIVTNRGSPGSAVTMYGGVLVAPSGGGENRTAWWIAEGADTVQADPDQGVFEDDATTTATFAQITGMDATALGGFVAVTTGASGNDTRSNRVTLNSGEWINLLTAGPDEISIGRVDVTPYLHTGKNTVSISSIPYSEQGDYLENRLVILTVTETPLPQTTPSMPTTMAAESFEPTEAATAAPTGEAPSITPIKSGPAEKGGGIWDGFFRLIGLENGISDLPLIGPLLGGGDEEENNGSAISAPVDSHPAAEATIMPPSGTAPANATITVITHPEGAQVFLDGEYSGRITPLHLEEVPTGHHTLALHLADYESYETSFELEEDTTVAVTLDPLNPNLDEDAFSLNLAAMQGPDRRSGGIFVEATDEGAEIYIDGKKIDGTTPQVVNGLKEGLHRVKIKMGSTTYSPSTLEVWVTAGAITPVFFNRFERGASRTITIDDPGYSGEYISVNGVYTGKKVPAKVTINGINAFAGIFLEETYLSVPISDFAEDGSTTTLEDGIETVQSIRIGSDPPGARIFVDGFDTGIATPGVIERISPGYHRIMLSKPGFYPEDTVFLLPERTDEREITLILEPYAHGSLYVNSTPQGARIYLYGLNTGEVTPHLFCGMALGAYDVKVVGRSDSQTTEDVLVRPNEVTVCECRLEE; encoded by the coding sequence ATGTATCTGAGGTTTATCTGGGCTGTTCTGCTTGTTCTTCTGGTCTGTGGGGCTGCACCGGTAAGTGCGGCGACCACGTCGCTCACCATCACCAAACTCGCCTCCGATGACACCACGGTGCTGAACGAGACGACTGTGACATGGACCTGGATGCGGGACAATCTCCCGGTCTATGGTGACGGGATCACGGTCTACTACAACCAGGGTCCGGTCTTCGAGGGCGCATGGGATGACGTCCACCCGGACGAGCCCTACGACCCCTGGAACCCGACCGAGGACGTGAACATCGAGTACAAGGATCACGGCGAGTTCAGGGGGACAAATGTCCTCGATCTCTGTGCTCTGGCTGGCGGGACATCAGGCGGCGACATGGTGACCATCCGGGCCACGGACGGCATGAGCAAGACCTGGCCCGCCGAATATGTCATTGATCCCGATCCCGGACAGGGACCGATGGTGATCGGATGGGACCACGGGAAGGATCTCGGCACGGTTGAGGAGGGTTTCACTCAGGGGATGCGCCTCTACTTCCTGGCCCAGACCACCAATGCGGCCGGTCAGCATGTCTGGGGCAACTGGGACATGCATGAGGCATGGTCCGAGGACTACTGGTACTATTATAATGGCGAATATCCGTCGGCGTCAGGGAATTCGGTGTATTATGTCAGCGACATCGTCATCCACAGCCAGATCGATCCCTCATCTGGTGACGGCGGTGGCGATGGTGACGGCGGATCACAGGGAGGGTTTATGGGATCGTCCCTGAATCAGGACCTGCACGGGAGCGTGAATGGCAGTATATACGTGATCAGGACGGAGGGTCCTGCATGCCGGATCGGCAGCGGGGAGTCCTGCACATTTTACCTGGACCTGACCGGGCTGAACCGGACAGATGACGGGTATTTCTACCTCTTCGGGACGAACAACACGGACGCGAGAGGGGAAGAGGAGACAGGCATCGGTCTGCTCCTCGGCACGCAACCGGTGACGCCGTCGGCATATTATGCCGATGCCGGCGACACCTCTGCCGCTCCGGTGTCCGAGACCTGGCGGTACGACCTCGACGGAACGATTTCAGGCACAAACCTATCGGTCATTGTCACAAACCGCGGCTCTCCGGGCAGTGCCGTGACGATGTATGGCGGCGTGCTCGTCGCACCGTCAGGGGGAGGAGAGAACCGGACTGCATGGTGGATTGCAGAGGGTGCGGATACGGTGCAGGCCGACCCTGATCAGGGGGTATTTGAAGACGATGCCACGACGACTGCCACCTTCGCACAGATCACCGGCATGGATGCGACTGCCCTCGGTGGGTTTGTTGCCGTCACGACCGGCGCCTCGGGGAATGATACACGGAGCAACAGGGTCACATTGAACAGCGGCGAATGGATCAACCTGCTCACCGCTGGCCCGGATGAGATCAGCATCGGGCGGGTCGATGTCACCCCCTACCTGCACACCGGGAAAAATACCGTTTCAATCTCGAGCATACCCTATAGCGAGCAGGGCGACTATCTGGAGAACAGGCTGGTCATCCTGACCGTGACCGAGACACCCCTGCCCCAGACCACTCCTTCCATGCCGACCACCATGGCGGCGGAGAGCTTCGAACCCACGGAGGCGGCAACAGCAGCGCCCACCGGCGAGGCGCCATCAATCACACCGATAAAGAGTGGACCGGCGGAGAAGGGGGGAGGCATCTGGGATGGATTTTTCAGGCTGATCGGTCTTGAGAACGGCATATCTGATCTCCCCCTGATCGGACCCCTTTTAGGGGGCGGGGATGAAGAGGAGAACAATGGGTCGGCCATTTCGGCACCGGTCGACTCTCATCCCGCAGCAGAGGCGACGATCATGCCTCCTTCCGGTACCGCTCCGGCGAACGCCACCATCACGGTCATCACACACCCCGAGGGTGCGCAGGTGTTTCTGGATGGCGAGTATTCCGGCCGGATCACCCCCCTTCATCTGGAGGAGGTCCCGACCGGTCATCACACTCTTGCCCTCCATCTGGCCGATTACGAGTCATATGAAACCTCATTTGAACTTGAGGAGGATACGACCGTGGCAGTTACACTCGATCCGCTCAACCCGAACCTTGACGAGGACGCCTTCAGCCTGAACCTGGCGGCGATGCAGGGTCCGGACAGGCGATCAGGGGGTATATTTGTTGAGGCAACGGACGAGGGTGCGGAGATCTATATCGACGGGAAAAAGATCGATGGAACAACGCCTCAGGTGGTAAACGGCCTGAAAGAAGGGCTGCACCGTGTGAAGATCAAGATGGGCTCCACGACCTATTCACCCTCCACACTGGAGGTCTGGGTCACGGCCGGAGCGATCACCCCGGTGTTCTTCAACCGCTTCGAGCGGGGGGCGTCCCGGACGATCACCATCGACGATCCCGGCTACAGTGGTGAGTATATCTCGGTGAATGGTGTCTATACCGGCAAGAAAGTGCCGGCAAAGGTGACTATCAATGGAATTAATGCCTTTGCAGGGATTTTCCTTGAGGAAACATATCTCTCTGTCCCGATCTCGGACTTTGCCGAGGACGGGAGCACCACGACACTTGAGGACGGGATCGAAACCGTGCAGTCGATCCGGATCGGATCTGATCCGCCGGGGGCGAGGATCTTCGTAGACGGGTTTGATACCGGCATTGCCACGCCCGGCGTCATCGAACGGATCAGCCCCGGTTACCACAGGATCATGCTCAGCAAACCCGGTTTTTACCCGGAGGATACGGTGTTCCTCCTGCCCGAGCGGACGGATGAGCGGGAGATCACCCTCATCCTGGAGCCCTATGCCCATGGATCCCTGTATGTGAACTCCACCCCACAGGGGGCGCGGATCTATCTCTATGGTCTGAACACGGGAGAGGTAACACCACACCTCTTCTGTGGCATGGCGCTCGGTGCCTATGATGTGAAGGTTGTTGGACGATCTGACTCACAGACGACCGAAGATGTGCTTGTCAGGCCCAATGAGGTAACGGTCTGTGAATGCAGGCTTGAGGAGTAG